The following are from one region of the Vitis riparia cultivar Riparia Gloire de Montpellier isolate 1030 chromosome 9, EGFV_Vit.rip_1.0, whole genome shotgun sequence genome:
- the LOC117921767 gene encoding uncharacterized protein LOC117921767, whose translation MEAMKRFMVMQPPSFNGEPSAEVAEHWLRRMRRILVGLDIPEERRVSLATYMLVDKANFWWESMKRVYDTEVMTWEEFERIFLGKYFGEVAKHAKRMEFEHLIQGTMSVLEYESRFSELSRFALGMISEEGEKARSFQILRRPTKFGSKWGIEKGNKEWEKVPRGDLRARSRDRGLSSLRVGSTSVSGKFSATVSSTFPTPSVSAALPPDATVTPAAQGTRTTTTSQTRSSQGSNARGRGRQTAGRVFALTPTEPEEDTLLVEDRALNVDLRILDMTGYDVILGMDWLTVYRAVIDCHRRKIIFCLPEGFEYVLRNGSINFLACLRGKEKAQKDITEIPVVRKFQDVFPDELPGLPPHREFDFSIEVYPGTDPISVSPYRMAPLELKELKTQLDELLGIAVDHSKVEVVQEWQRPTNVFEVRSFLGLARYYRRFVEDFSRIAAPMTWLTRKGVKFDWNEECENAFQKLKRKLTTAPVLTAPISGELFTIYCDASTVGLGCVLMQQGKVVAYASRQLKQHERNYPTHDLELATVVFTLKT comes from the exons ATGGAAGCAATGAAGAGGTTCATGGTGATGCAGCCTCCATCTTTTAATGGAGAGCCTAGTGCTGAAGTAGCTGAGCATTGGTTGAGGAGGATGAGAAGAATTCTAGTGGGACTGGACATACCTGAGGAAAGAAGGGTAAGTTTGGCAACATATATGCTTGTGGACAAAGCTAATTTTTGGTGGGAATCAATGAAAAGGGTGTATGACACTGAAGTTATGACTTGGGAAGAATTTGAGAGAATCTTCCTAGGCAAGTATTTTGGGGAAGTGGCTAAGCATGCCAAGAGGATGGAGTTTGAGCACCTCATCCAAGGAACCATGTCGGTGCTGGAGTATGAGTCACGTTTCTCAGAGTTGTCTCGTTTTGCTTTGGGGATGATCagtgaggaaggagaaaaggcTAGGAGTTTCCA GATATTGAGGAGACCAACCAAATTCGGGAGCAAATGGGGGatagaaaagggaaacaaaGAATGGGAGAAAGTTCCCAGGGGAGATCTCAGGGCCCGCAGCAGAGACAGAGGACTCAGTAGTCTGAGAG TAGGCTCAACCTCAGTCTCAGGGAAGTTCTCAGCAACAGTCAGTAGTACTTTTCCAACCCCCTCAGTTTCAGCTGCCTTACCACCAGATGCCACAGTTACCCCAGCAGCGCAGGGAACTAGGACAACTACCACGAGTCAGACCCGCTCTTCTCAGGGGTCGAATGCTAGAGGTAGGGGAAGGCAGACAGCTGGGAGAGTTTTTGCCTTGACCCCAACAGAGCCAGAGGAGGACACCCTTTTGgtggaag ATAGAGCACTAAATGTGGATTTGAGGATTTTGGATATGACTGGGTATGATGTTATCTTGGGAATGGATTGGTTGACAGTGTATAGAGCGGTTATTGATTGTCATCGCCGCAAGATAATATTTTGTCTACCAGAGGGATTTGAG TATGTGTTGAGGAATGGATCAATAAATTTCCTAGCTTGCCTTCGTGGTAAGGAGAAAGCCCAGAAGGACATTACAGAAATTCCAGTGGTGAGGAAGTTTCAGGATGTATTCCCAGATGAGTTACCAGGTTTACCACCTCAtagagagtttgatttctctattgAAGTATACCCAGGAACTGATCCTATTTCAGTATCCCCTTATAGGATGGCCCCTCTTGAGTTGAAGGAATTGAAAACTCAGTTAGATGAATTGTTGG GAATAGCAGTAGACCATTCAAAGGTGGAAGTTGTACAGGAGTGGCAAAGGCCTACCAATGTATTTGAGGTTAGAAGTTTCTTGGGGTTGGCTCGGTATTATAGGAGGTTTGTGGAAGACTTCTCCAGAATTGCAGCACCAATGACTTGGTTGACTAGAAAAGGGGTGAAGTTTGATTGGAATGAGGAGTGTGAGAATGCTTTCCAGAAATTGAAGCGAAAATTGACCACTGCTCCAGTGTTAACTGCTCCTATTAGTGGAGAGTTGTTTACAATTTATTGTGATGCTTCCACAGTGGGGCTAGGGTGTGTGCTAATGCAGCAAGGCAAGGTGGTAGCTTATGCCTCAAGACAGTTAAAGCAGCATGAGCGGAATTATCCAacacatgatttggagcttgcAACAGTGGTGTTTACCCTTAAGACTTGA
- the LOC117922154 gene encoding arogenate dehydrogenase 2, chloroplastic-like, which yields MFGSERGKKGWAGLPFMYDKVRIGNDDIRISRCGRFLDVFAREGCRMVEMSCADHDKYAAESQFITHTMGRILERFGLESSSINTKGYETLLKLVENTAKDSFDLYYGLFMYNSNAMEQLEKLELAFQSLKMELSGDLQSLYSRQLFEDEGE from the coding sequence ATGTTCGGTTCGGAGAGAGGCAAAAAAGGGTGGGCAGGCCTTCCTTTCATGTACGATAAGGTCAGAATAGGAAACGATGATATTAGAATCTCAAGATGTGGAAGATTCTTGGATGTTTTTGCAAGAGAAGGATGCAGAATGGTGGAGATGAGCTGTGCAGATCACGACAAGTACGCAGCGGAGTCTCAGTTCATTACCCACACAATGGGGAGGATTTTAGAGAGATTCGGGTTGGAATCAAGTTCCATTAACACCAAAGGGTATGAAACATTGCTGAAATTGGTGGAGAACACAGCCAAGGACAGCTTTGATTTGTACTATGGGTTGTTCATGTACAATAGTAATGCCATGGAGCAGCTGGAGAAGTTGGAGTTGGCCTTTCAGTCTCTTAAGATGGAACTTTCTGGGGATTTGCAGAGTCTTTATTCAAGGCAGTTGTTTGAAGATGAAGGAGAGTGA